A single region of the Polymorphum gilvum SL003B-26A1 genome encodes:
- the prfB gene encoding peptide chain release factor 2 (programmed frameshift) → MRAEMEAIVDEIKQAISLLRRHLDWDHALVRLDELNALSEDPALWNDPARAQKLMRERQQLDEGITGVRRLESELSDNIELIELGDLEGDKSVVNEAEEALRGLKDEVLKLQMASLLSGEADGNDTYLEINAGAGGTESQDWASMLLRMYRRWAEKRGYKVELLEVHDGEEAGIKSATLLIKGENAYGWLKTESGVHRLVRISPYDSQARRHTSFASAWVYPVVDDSIEIDINESDCRIDTYRASGAGGQHVNTTDSAVRITHIPTGIVVQCQSERSQHKNRATAWAMLKARMYEAELQKREEAASAEAASKTSIGWGHQIRSYVLQPYQMVKDLRTGVESSSPDDVLNGDLDPFMEAALAQRVFGGEKDLVLEDVD, encoded by the exons ATGCGCGCCGAAATGGAGGCCATCGTCGACGAAATCAAGCAGGCCATAAGCCTGCTGAGGAGGCATCTT GACTGGGATCATGCCCTGGTCAGACTGGACGAACTGAACGCCCTTTCCGAGGATCCTGCGCTTTGGAATGATCCCGCGCGAGCACAGAAGCTGATGCGCGAGCGCCAGCAGCTCGACGAAGGCATTACGGGCGTCCGCCGCCTGGAATCCGAGCTGTCCGACAACATCGAACTGATCGAGCTCGGCGACCTCGAAGGCGACAAGTCGGTCGTGAACGAGGCCGAGGAGGCGTTGCGCGGGCTCAAGGACGAGGTGCTCAAGCTGCAGATGGCGTCGCTGCTTTCCGGCGAGGCCGACGGTAACGACACCTATCTGGAAATCAACGCCGGTGCTGGCGGTACCGAGAGCCAGGACTGGGCGAGCATGCTGCTGCGCATGTACCGCCGCTGGGCCGAAAAGCGCGGCTACAAGGTCGAACTTCTCGAAGTTCATGACGGCGAGGAGGCTGGCATCAAGTCGGCGACGCTCCTGATCAAGGGCGAAAACGCGTACGGCTGGCTGAAGACCGAATCGGGCGTCCATCGCCTGGTGCGGATTTCGCCCTACGATAGCCAGGCGCGCCGTCACACCAGTTTCGCCAGCGCCTGGGTCTATCCGGTGGTGGACGATTCGATCGAGATCGACATCAACGAAAGCGACTGTCGGATCGATACCTATCGGGCATCCGGTGCCGGCGGCCAGCACGTCAACACGACTGATTCGGCCGTGCGTATCACGCACATCCCGACGGGCATCGTCGTCCAGTGCCAGAGCGAACGCTCTCAGCACAAGAACCGGGCGACCGCCTGGGCGATGCTCAAGGCGCGCATGTACGAGGCCGAACTGCAGAAGCGCGAAGAGGCCGCGAGCGCCGAAGCGGCGTCCAAGACCTCGATCGGCTGGGGACACCAGATCCGCTCTTATGTCCTGCAGCCCTACCAGATGGTGAAGGACCTGCGCACCGGCGTCGAAAGCTCGTCGCCCGACGATGTCCTGAACGGCGACCTGGATCCGTTCATGGAAGCGGCGCTCGCCCAGCGGGTCTTCGGGGGCGAAAAGGATCTCGTTCTGGAAGACGTCGACTGA